In Camelina sativa cultivar DH55 chromosome 16, Cs, whole genome shotgun sequence, a single window of DNA contains:
- the LOC104749725 gene encoding uncharacterized protein LOC104749725, translated as MLKEHNNFRSLLLVLVLFAFSKSNAMPIKDVHKFCKETFEEDLCLKHIGSDQRIAAAHDFSDVFLIAATEVQLQVNNAITHINNVRRTYVDPVGKERIAVCEKKYEIAADSFHKAWEVGQKKSKALTDRVELSNRMKAGYEAVSECEGEWSKHGPKKESPLLFYYLNVIKLCQIAHVIIGKTYNIGI; from the exons ATGTTAAAAGAACACAATAATTTTCGTTCATTGTTGTTAGTATTAGTGCTCTTTGCATTCTCAAAATCAAATGCAATGCCAATCAAAGACGTACACAAATTTTGCAAGGAGACATTCGAAGAAGATCTCTGCCTGAAACACATTGGGTCGGACCAACGTATAGCAGCCGCCCACGACTTCAGTGACGTGTTTTTAATTGCG GCAACTGAAGTCCAACTTCAAGTGAACAATGCGATCACGCATATCAACAATGTCCGACGAACTTATGTTGATCCTGTTGGAAAGGAGCGGATCGCAGTATGCGAAAAAAAATACGAGATTGCAGCCGATAGTTTTCACAAGGCTTGGGAAGTTGGACAAAAAAAGTCCAAGGCATTAACGGACCGTGTGGAATTGTCTAACCGCATGAAAGCTGGCTATGAGGCTGTGAGCGAGTGCGAAGGCGAATGGTCAAAGCATGGTCCGAAGAAAGAGTCTCCTCTTCTTTTCTATTACCTTAACGTTATCAAATTGTGCCAAATTGCTCATGTTATTATCGGCAAGACTTACAATATCGGAATTTAA
- the LOC104749726 gene encoding cell wall / vacuolar inhibitor of fructosidase 1-like: MATMLTNHMWFLITTLLLFAFPTANAIPKRDVENLCRESTDFSFCLTSLESDPRIAAARDLHDVLLIAITLSKIQVDDATTHIGTVSRKFSGPNGKRRIGVCRRNYGIASNRFQTAWELALKKSYGEMEKQAKVGTNAVVDCENAWRRGGPVQTSPLTFYNTNVSKLSGIIFLIFRKLK, from the exons ATGGCCACAATGCTTACAAACCATATGTGGTTTCTTATTACGACGTTGTTATTGTTTGCGTTTCCAACAGCAAACGCGATTCCAAAAAGAGACGTCGAGAATCTATGCAGAGAGAGTACTGACTTCTCCTTCTGCCTCACATCCCTCGAATCGGATCCGCGAATAGCAGCCGCACGTGACCTCCACGACGTGCTTTTAATTGCG ATAACGCTGTCAAAAATTCAAGTGGACGACGCAACCACCCATATTGGCACAGTCAGTCGAAAGTTCAGTGGTCCGAATGGGAAGAGACGGATCGGAGTTTGCAGGAGGAATTACGGAATCGCTTCGAATAGGTTTCAGACTGCTTGGGAACTTGCACTTAAAAAATCATATGGGGAAATGGAGAAACAGGCAAAAGTTGGCACCAACGCTGTGGTCGACTGCGAAAACGCATGGAGAAGGGGTGGTCCGGTACAAACGTCTCCTCTCACTTTCTATAACACGAATGTTTCCAAGCTATCTGgaatcatttttcttattttccgaAAGCTTAAATAA
- the LOC104749727 gene encoding gamma-secretase subunit APH1-like, whose amino-acid sequence MTVAAGIGYALVALGPSLSLFVSVISRKPFLILTVLSSTLLWLVSLIILSGLWRPFLPLKANVWWPYALLVVTSVCFQEGLRFLFWKVYKRLEDVLDSFADRISRPRLFLTDKLQIALAGGLGHGVAHAVFFCLSLLTPAFGPATFYVERCSKVPFFLISAIIALAFVTIHTFSMVIAFEGYAKGNRVDQVIVPVIHLAAGMLTLVNFASEGCVIGVPLLYLVASLTLVHCGKMVWQRLLETRNQSSASR is encoded by the exons ATGACGGTCGCGGCGGGGATCGGATACGCGCTGGTGGCTCTGGGACCTTCTCTATCACTCTTCGTCTCCGTCATCTCCAGAAAGCCCTTTCTCATCCTCACTGTTCTCTCCag TACGTTGCTGTGGCTTGTGAGTCTGATCATCTTGTCAGGATTATGGAGACCATTTCTTCCTCTCAAAGCCAATGTGTGGTGGCCTTATGCTTTACTTGTTGTCACCTCTGTTTGTTTCCAGGAAGgtcttcgttttcttttctgGAAGGTTTACaa GAGGCTTGAGGATGTTTTGGATTCCTTTGCGGATCGGATCTCAAGGCCCCGTCTGTTTCTCACTGATAAGCTGCAGATTGCTCTTG CTGGTGGCTTAGGTCATGGTGTGGCACATgctgtcttcttttgtttgagCCTCTTAACTCCAGCGTTTGGTCCAGCAACATTCTATGTCGAAAGATGTTCGAAGGTGCCATTTTTTCTCATCTCTG CAATCATTGCTCTTGCCTTTGTTACTATCCACACATTCTCGATGGTCATTGCTTTCGAAGGGTATGCAAAAGGGAACAGAGTAGATCAAGTAATAGTGCCAGTCATACACCTTGCTGCTGGAATGTTG ACATTGGTGAATTTTGCATCGGAAGGTTGTGTAATCGGTGTTCCTCTTCTTTACCTTGTCGCATCCTTGACTCTTGTGCATTGTGGAAAAATGGTTTGGCAAAGGTTGTTGGAAACCCGGAACCAAAGCAGCGCCTCACGGTAA